A window from Melopsittacus undulatus isolate bMelUnd1 chromosome Z, bMelUnd1.mat.Z, whole genome shotgun sequence encodes these proteins:
- the AGXT2 gene encoding alanine--glyoxylate aminotransferase 2, mitochondrial isoform X3, whose product MPPCNFVPEKYKSHSYERMQKIREQNISPSLRTFYKKPLLLHQGHMQWLFDYEGRRYLDLFAGIVTVGVGHCHPKVTMATQKQLARLWHTSSIYMHPSIQEYAEKLTSLFPDPLKVVYLTNSGSEANDLAMFMARLYTRNFDIISFRGAYHGGSPYTLGLTSVGLYKHGVANGFGCLTTMLPDVFRGPWGGSHCRDSPVQTVRKCTCSEGICHAKDQYIEQFKDTLNTSVSKTIAGFITEPIQGVNGAVQYPRGFLKEAYQLVRERQGVCISDEVQTGFGRTGSHFWGFQTHGVVPDIVTLAKGIGNGFPMAAVVTTKEIASSLAQNLHINTFGGNPLACTVGAAVLDAIEEDGLQKNSEDVGTYMLLELAKLRDKFKIVGDVRGKGLMIGVEMVTDKDHRHPLPAEEVGQILEDCKDMGVLIGRGGLYSQTFRFKPPMCITKKDVDFAVEVFDTALQRHMERAAAKQT is encoded by the exons atgcctCCTTGCAATTTTGTAcctgaaaaatacaaa TCCCATTCATATGAACGCATGCAGAAGATTCGTgaacaaaatatttctccttcatTGCGAACATTTTACAAGAAGCCATTGTTGCTGCATCAAGGACACATGCAGTGGTTATTTGATTATGAAGGACGAAGATACCTTGATCTCTTTGCTGGAATTGTCACTGTTGGTGTTGGTCATTGTCACCC GAAAGTAACTATGGCTACCCAGAAACAGCTAGCTCGCCTCTGGCATACCTCTAGTATCTACATGCACCCATCAATCCAGGAGTATGCTGAAAAGCtaacttctctttttccagatCCACTTAAG GTGGTTTATCTAACCAATAGCGGGTCAGAAGCCAATGATTTGGCTATGTTCATGGCAAGGCTATATACTCGTAACTTCGACATCATCTCTTTCAG aGGAGCATACCATGGAGGGAGCCCTTACACGCTGGGATTGACATCTGTTGGTCTTTATAAGCATGGTGTTGCCAATGGCTTTGGTTGTTTAACA ACAATGTTACCAGACGTTTTTCGTGGTCCATGGGGAGGCAGCCATTGTAGAGATTCTCCAGTGCAAACTGTTCGAAAATGCACCTGTTCTGAAG GTATATGTCATGCAAAGGACCAGTACATTGAACAGTTCAAAGATACTCTGAATACCTCAGTATCAAAGACAATAGCTGGATTTATCACTGAACCAATTCAA GGTGTTAATGGAGCTGTTCAGTACCCAAGAGGTTTCTTAAAGGAAGCTTATCAGCTAGTAAGGGAAAGACAGGGTGTCTGTATTTCGGATGAA gtaCAGACAGGATTTGGACGGACAGGCAGCCATTTCTGGGGATTTCAGACACATGGTGTAGTCCCTGACATTGTCACTTTGGCAAAAGGAATTGGTAATGGCTTTCCAATGGCAGCTGTTGTTACAACAAAAG agattGCAAGTTCCTTGGCTCAAAACCTTCATATTAATACATTTGGGGGAAACCCTTTGGCCTGCACAGTTGGAGCTGCAGTTCTTGAT GCTATTGAAGAAGATGGCCTACAGAAAAACAGTGAGGATGTGGGAACATAcatgctgctggagctggctaAACTACGGGATAAATTCAAGATTGTTGGTGATGTCCGTGGCAAGGGACTTATGATTGGAGTAGAAATGGTGACAGATAAG GACCATCGCCACCCTCTTCCAGCTGAAGAAGTCGGTCAGATCTTGGAGGACTGTAAAGACATGGGGGTCCTGATAGGCAGAGGAGGACTCTACAGCCAG ACATTTAGATTTAAACCTCCAATGTGCATTACTAAAAAGGATGTCGACTTTGCTGTGGAAGTATTTGACACTGCTTTACAGAGACACATGGAAAGGGCAGctgcaaaacagacttga
- the AGXT2 gene encoding alanine--glyoxylate aminotransferase 2, mitochondrial isoform X2: MAVGCALPLRGSSRGLGCVVFRQQKWKSSVSTKAKMPPCNFVPEKYKSHSYERMQKIREQNISPSLRTFYKKPLLLHQGHMQWLFDYEGRRYLDLFAGIVTVGVGHCHPKVTMATQKQLARLWHTSSIYMHPSIQEYAEKLTSLFPDPLKVVYLTNSGSEANDLAMFMARLYTRNFDIISFRGAYHGGSPYTLGLTSVGLYKHGVANGFGCLTTMLPDVFRGPWGGSHCRDSPVQTVRKCTCSEGICHAKDQYIEQFKDTLNTSVSKTIAGFITEPIQGVNGAVQYPRGFLKEAYQLVRERQGVCISDEVQTGFGRTGSHFWGFQTHGVVPDIVTLAKGIEIASSLAQNLHINTFGGNPLACTVGAAVLDAIEEDGLQKNSEDVGTYMLLELAKLRDKFKIVGDVRGKGLMIGVEMVTDKDHRHPLPAEEVGQILEDCKDMGVLIGRGGLYSQTFRFKPPMCITKKDVDFAVEVFDTALQRHMERAAAKQT; this comes from the exons ATGGCGGTGGGCTGCGCGCTGCCGCTGAGGGGGAGCAGCCGCGGGCTCGGCTGCG TTGTCTTTAGgcagcagaaatggaaaagctCTGTctccacaaaagcaaaaatgcctCCTTGCAATTTTGTAcctgaaaaatacaaa TCCCATTCATATGAACGCATGCAGAAGATTCGTgaacaaaatatttctccttcatTGCGAACATTTTACAAGAAGCCATTGTTGCTGCATCAAGGACACATGCAGTGGTTATTTGATTATGAAGGACGAAGATACCTTGATCTCTTTGCTGGAATTGTCACTGTTGGTGTTGGTCATTGTCACCC GAAAGTAACTATGGCTACCCAGAAACAGCTAGCTCGCCTCTGGCATACCTCTAGTATCTACATGCACCCATCAATCCAGGAGTATGCTGAAAAGCtaacttctctttttccagatCCACTTAAG GTGGTTTATCTAACCAATAGCGGGTCAGAAGCCAATGATTTGGCTATGTTCATGGCAAGGCTATATACTCGTAACTTCGACATCATCTCTTTCAG aGGAGCATACCATGGAGGGAGCCCTTACACGCTGGGATTGACATCTGTTGGTCTTTATAAGCATGGTGTTGCCAATGGCTTTGGTTGTTTAACA ACAATGTTACCAGACGTTTTTCGTGGTCCATGGGGAGGCAGCCATTGTAGAGATTCTCCAGTGCAAACTGTTCGAAAATGCACCTGTTCTGAAG GTATATGTCATGCAAAGGACCAGTACATTGAACAGTTCAAAGATACTCTGAATACCTCAGTATCAAAGACAATAGCTGGATTTATCACTGAACCAATTCAA GGTGTTAATGGAGCTGTTCAGTACCCAAGAGGTTTCTTAAAGGAAGCTTATCAGCTAGTAAGGGAAAGACAGGGTGTCTGTATTTCGGATGAA gtaCAGACAGGATTTGGACGGACAGGCAGCCATTTCTGGGGATTTCAGACACATGGTGTAGTCCCTGACATTGTCACTTTGGCAAAAGGAATTG agattGCAAGTTCCTTGGCTCAAAACCTTCATATTAATACATTTGGGGGAAACCCTTTGGCCTGCACAGTTGGAGCTGCAGTTCTTGAT GCTATTGAAGAAGATGGCCTACAGAAAAACAGTGAGGATGTGGGAACATAcatgctgctggagctggctaAACTACGGGATAAATTCAAGATTGTTGGTGATGTCCGTGGCAAGGGACTTATGATTGGAGTAGAAATGGTGACAGATAAG GACCATCGCCACCCTCTTCCAGCTGAAGAAGTCGGTCAGATCTTGGAGGACTGTAAAGACATGGGGGTCCTGATAGGCAGAGGAGGACTCTACAGCCAG ACATTTAGATTTAAACCTCCAATGTGCATTACTAAAAAGGATGTCGACTTTGCTGTGGAAGTATTTGACACTGCTTTACAGAGACACATGGAAAGGGCAGctgcaaaacagacttga
- the AGXT2 gene encoding alanine--glyoxylate aminotransferase 2, mitochondrial isoform X4 codes for MAVGCALPLRGSSRGLGCVVFRQQKWKSSVSTKAKMPPCNFVPEKYKSHSYERMQKIREQNISPSLRTFYKKPLLLHQGHMQWLFDYEGRRYLDLFAGIVTVGVGHCHPKVTMATQKQLARLWHTSSIYMHPSIQEYAEKLTSLFPDPLKVVYLTNSGSEANDLAMFMARLYTRNFDIISFRGAYHGGSPYTLGLTSVGLYKHGVANGFGCLTGVNGAVQYPRGFLKEAYQLVRERQGVCISDEVQTGFGRTGSHFWGFQTHGVVPDIVTLAKGIGNGFPMAAVVTTKEIASSLAQNLHINTFGGNPLACTVGAAVLDAIEEDGLQKNSEDVGTYMLLELAKLRDKFKIVGDVRGKGLMIGVEMVTDKDHRHPLPAEEVGQILEDCKDMGVLIGRGGLYSQTFRFKPPMCITKKDVDFAVEVFDTALQRHMERAAAKQT; via the exons ATGGCGGTGGGCTGCGCGCTGCCGCTGAGGGGGAGCAGCCGCGGGCTCGGCTGCG TTGTCTTTAGgcagcagaaatggaaaagctCTGTctccacaaaagcaaaaatgcctCCTTGCAATTTTGTAcctgaaaaatacaaa TCCCATTCATATGAACGCATGCAGAAGATTCGTgaacaaaatatttctccttcatTGCGAACATTTTACAAGAAGCCATTGTTGCTGCATCAAGGACACATGCAGTGGTTATTTGATTATGAAGGACGAAGATACCTTGATCTCTTTGCTGGAATTGTCACTGTTGGTGTTGGTCATTGTCACCC GAAAGTAACTATGGCTACCCAGAAACAGCTAGCTCGCCTCTGGCATACCTCTAGTATCTACATGCACCCATCAATCCAGGAGTATGCTGAAAAGCtaacttctctttttccagatCCACTTAAG GTGGTTTATCTAACCAATAGCGGGTCAGAAGCCAATGATTTGGCTATGTTCATGGCAAGGCTATATACTCGTAACTTCGACATCATCTCTTTCAG aGGAGCATACCATGGAGGGAGCCCTTACACGCTGGGATTGACATCTGTTGGTCTTTATAAGCATGGTGTTGCCAATGGCTTTGGTTGTTTAACA GGTGTTAATGGAGCTGTTCAGTACCCAAGAGGTTTCTTAAAGGAAGCTTATCAGCTAGTAAGGGAAAGACAGGGTGTCTGTATTTCGGATGAA gtaCAGACAGGATTTGGACGGACAGGCAGCCATTTCTGGGGATTTCAGACACATGGTGTAGTCCCTGACATTGTCACTTTGGCAAAAGGAATTGGTAATGGCTTTCCAATGGCAGCTGTTGTTACAACAAAAG agattGCAAGTTCCTTGGCTCAAAACCTTCATATTAATACATTTGGGGGAAACCCTTTGGCCTGCACAGTTGGAGCTGCAGTTCTTGAT GCTATTGAAGAAGATGGCCTACAGAAAAACAGTGAGGATGTGGGAACATAcatgctgctggagctggctaAACTACGGGATAAATTCAAGATTGTTGGTGATGTCCGTGGCAAGGGACTTATGATTGGAGTAGAAATGGTGACAGATAAG GACCATCGCCACCCTCTTCCAGCTGAAGAAGTCGGTCAGATCTTGGAGGACTGTAAAGACATGGGGGTCCTGATAGGCAGAGGAGGACTCTACAGCCAG ACATTTAGATTTAAACCTCCAATGTGCATTACTAAAAAGGATGTCGACTTTGCTGTGGAAGTATTTGACACTGCTTTACAGAGACACATGGAAAGGGCAGctgcaaaacagacttga
- the AGXT2 gene encoding alanine--glyoxylate aminotransferase 2, mitochondrial isoform X1, protein MAVGCALPLRGSSRGLGCVVFRQQKWKSSVSTKAKMPPCNFVPEKYKSHSYERMQKIREQNISPSLRTFYKKPLLLHQGHMQWLFDYEGRRYLDLFAGIVTVGVGHCHPKVTMATQKQLARLWHTSSIYMHPSIQEYAEKLTSLFPDPLKVVYLTNSGSEANDLAMFMARLYTRNFDIISFRGAYHGGSPYTLGLTSVGLYKHGVANGFGCLTTMLPDVFRGPWGGSHCRDSPVQTVRKCTCSEGICHAKDQYIEQFKDTLNTSVSKTIAGFITEPIQGVNGAVQYPRGFLKEAYQLVRERQGVCISDEVQTGFGRTGSHFWGFQTHGVVPDIVTLAKGIGNGFPMAAVVTTKEIASSLAQNLHINTFGGNPLACTVGAAVLDAIEEDGLQKNSEDVGTYMLLELAKLRDKFKIVGDVRGKGLMIGVEMVTDKDHRHPLPAEEVGQILEDCKDMGVLIGRGGLYSQTFRFKPPMCITKKDVDFAVEVFDTALQRHMERAAAKQT, encoded by the exons ATGGCGGTGGGCTGCGCGCTGCCGCTGAGGGGGAGCAGCCGCGGGCTCGGCTGCG TTGTCTTTAGgcagcagaaatggaaaagctCTGTctccacaaaagcaaaaatgcctCCTTGCAATTTTGTAcctgaaaaatacaaa TCCCATTCATATGAACGCATGCAGAAGATTCGTgaacaaaatatttctccttcatTGCGAACATTTTACAAGAAGCCATTGTTGCTGCATCAAGGACACATGCAGTGGTTATTTGATTATGAAGGACGAAGATACCTTGATCTCTTTGCTGGAATTGTCACTGTTGGTGTTGGTCATTGTCACCC GAAAGTAACTATGGCTACCCAGAAACAGCTAGCTCGCCTCTGGCATACCTCTAGTATCTACATGCACCCATCAATCCAGGAGTATGCTGAAAAGCtaacttctctttttccagatCCACTTAAG GTGGTTTATCTAACCAATAGCGGGTCAGAAGCCAATGATTTGGCTATGTTCATGGCAAGGCTATATACTCGTAACTTCGACATCATCTCTTTCAG aGGAGCATACCATGGAGGGAGCCCTTACACGCTGGGATTGACATCTGTTGGTCTTTATAAGCATGGTGTTGCCAATGGCTTTGGTTGTTTAACA ACAATGTTACCAGACGTTTTTCGTGGTCCATGGGGAGGCAGCCATTGTAGAGATTCTCCAGTGCAAACTGTTCGAAAATGCACCTGTTCTGAAG GTATATGTCATGCAAAGGACCAGTACATTGAACAGTTCAAAGATACTCTGAATACCTCAGTATCAAAGACAATAGCTGGATTTATCACTGAACCAATTCAA GGTGTTAATGGAGCTGTTCAGTACCCAAGAGGTTTCTTAAAGGAAGCTTATCAGCTAGTAAGGGAAAGACAGGGTGTCTGTATTTCGGATGAA gtaCAGACAGGATTTGGACGGACAGGCAGCCATTTCTGGGGATTTCAGACACATGGTGTAGTCCCTGACATTGTCACTTTGGCAAAAGGAATTGGTAATGGCTTTCCAATGGCAGCTGTTGTTACAACAAAAG agattGCAAGTTCCTTGGCTCAAAACCTTCATATTAATACATTTGGGGGAAACCCTTTGGCCTGCACAGTTGGAGCTGCAGTTCTTGAT GCTATTGAAGAAGATGGCCTACAGAAAAACAGTGAGGATGTGGGAACATAcatgctgctggagctggctaAACTACGGGATAAATTCAAGATTGTTGGTGATGTCCGTGGCAAGGGACTTATGATTGGAGTAGAAATGGTGACAGATAAG GACCATCGCCACCCTCTTCCAGCTGAAGAAGTCGGTCAGATCTTGGAGGACTGTAAAGACATGGGGGTCCTGATAGGCAGAGGAGGACTCTACAGCCAG ACATTTAGATTTAAACCTCCAATGTGCATTACTAAAAAGGATGTCGACTTTGCTGTGGAAGTATTTGACACTGCTTTACAGAGACACATGGAAAGGGCAGctgcaaaacagacttga